Part of the Henckelia pumila isolate YLH828 chromosome 2, ASM3356847v2, whole genome shotgun sequence genome is shown below.
ctcggaaagatgttaccttcatttggtcctcggattgtgaggagtcatttcacgagctgcgtagacgtcttactactgcacctgtgctagctctatcttctggatcaggaggttatgttgtctatactgatgcctctggtcaggggttaggatgtgttctgacacagcgtggacatgttattgcctatgcttctcgacagttgaaaaCGCATGAgactaactatccagtgcatgatctcaagttggccgccattgtatttgcactcaagatttggaggcattatctttatggcgagaaatttgagatatttacggatcataaaagtttgaagtatttattcactcaggcggagttgaatatgcgacagagacgctggatggatcttctgaaggactatgattgtgaaatcaaatatcatccaggttctgctaatcttactgctgatgccttgagtcggcaggtgagactttctgcacttcagacaagtgaaatatctcatatgattcaggagtgctgttcattgagttttacgctcaagcacaaaaaagggagaaatggaattcggttgtatactattttgtctgagccagcattgtattctcggatcagagatgctcagatatctgatgttaagactcagcgtttggcacgtttagccaatggagttaatacatctggattccattttcaggcagatggtttattgtgcctatctaatcgagtggttgtacctaatgttgcggaactcaggaatgatattctatctcaagctcacaagaGTCGATTAtctgttcatcctggaagcatgaaaatgtataaggacttgcgaactagattctggtggaaggggatgaagcgaagtgtgtatcagtttgtttcaagatgtttggtttgtcaacaggtcaaggctgaacaccgatgaccaggtggattactgcagaatcttgagattcccgaatggaagtgggagcacgtaactatggattttgttacccacttacctatgacttcacgtcagtgtgatgctatctgggtctttgttgaccgtttgacaaaatcagcacactttatttctTATAACCGggaatattcttatgatcgcatggcacgtttatacatccaggagatagtgcgattacatgggattccagtgagcatagtcagtgatagagacccgcgatttacctcacgtttttggggtagttttcaagaggcgttgggtaccactctgagtttgagcactgcatatcatccggagactaacgggcagtcagaacggacgattcgtacgctagaggatatgctacgttcttctgtcatggattttggcttatcttagCAGGATCAGTtatctttgatcgaatttgcctacaataacagttatcatcgtagtattgatatggcacctttagaggcattgtacggtcgacggtgtcgtactccgttattctgggatgaagtcggggaacgacaagtcgagggtcctgaattggtgcagcagattgtagagaaggtagatttgatcaagcataggatcaaagttgctcaagatagaaaagccagttatgctaatattcgtcgcaggccacatcagtttgagcctggtgaatatgtgttccttcaagtatcacctttcaggaaggtgatgagattcggcgtgaaaggcaagttgtctcctcattttattggacctttccagatactggaaaagatcggagatgttgcatatcgtttggctttaccgccaaatctttccagtatacataatgtttttcatgtgtcgttacttcgacagtatatagctgatgaatctcatgtgattcagtctactgatatttagctagagccagatctttcttttgttgaacgatcaatccgtatcctagacaggaaggagaaagttcttcggaacaagactataccacttgtgatggtacagtggcagcgccgaggcgttgaaaaagcaacttgggaaactgaaagttgtatgcaagcggaatatcctgagttgtttgctttgtaattttgatttaccatgtaagatgtaattacagttgttgtaataaaacatggttcgatgtttcatattgttatcttgatttgtctttagatgttatttcgcggacgaaatatctaaaggtggggagaatgtagtaacccagattccattttaagataataatatgttaaacatgattaagggttagtaattaactgaTTCCGGAGTTTAATTTGGACTTTTGATTTTGGGccggatcagaagctccgagcccagatcggaagatccgatcctagccacttcggaacctcatcggaagcacagagatctgAAGCTCCGAttctggaacggaagttccgatctccagctgccagcaatgctcgatgactcagccgcgagttttgacaagtgttgaacgtagagcagatcggaagctccgattgcccgatcggaagttccgatcccgacgtgtcacacatgcacgcagtgagctggatcggaagctccgatcctgaaatcggaagttccgatcctggccgggaattttgcctataaatagggcttctcagattcatttctaaataggaattcccgagtttctgtcttcagttatatagtgtgagatatacacttgagggccctatcggttataatagaggttctggaataaccaaggtgtggttatagtcatccgggactagcgacttcaaagggctaactacggatgaaggtatggtccgggaatctatttaagttttgggagtacttattagcttagttaaggcttatagaatttatgtagtgatacggtgaacttttgaatataggcttggaacctaagatcatactttacttgaactagcctagaggtacgtacacattgactgagattgccagcgagtatacatgtttatatgttgcatttatttggcattattatatggcataagatatgatttaccgttttctatattcatatgtcatgtgcatatacacgttgagcctataccttgttatacctgactatagagccgctcagctctatactcgatagtctgtcactgagagtaccgcgacggcgggggcatttatgtctgtctactctggtgtactagacgagtgtggttgcacccagaggttgatccgtgcggtggcagcactcatgcggcgccggtactgagcatgattttcggatgacccattaccagtcatcatgtttcatgcatcatatatttacgtgtactcatgtttatgtactgggcgttagcgctcacgtcctagttgttatcttggacaccctatccCATGGGGCAGgacgcaggatggacggagctggtagttcaaagcaggactagggagcaggagccttgagaattttattatacagcagggttcgatatagctgtataatgtttactgcttaagttttcgatttggttgtatcactacagatttaagcctggattttattactaagctgatatgtaatttatggttttatttccgcatgttttactctgttaagttattttgctgtattaagtttaatgcatgctattagttgccagttagtaggtgataccatgcagggtcactacacgggCGCTCTAGGAAACAGCGAGGGCGCGCCCTACTCTCGCATGTGCTGTTCTATAATGCGCGAcagttttcaaaaaatcatatctcctaaaataaccgttggattgagctgaaattttgacagaagcttcaaaacatcctaaattttattatgaacgaTAAAGATCGGATTTTGATGTCTCAATAATTCCCAATAATTTtttgaagttgctgctccaaaATTCATCCTTCCGCTTCTTATAGCTACTTTTGCTCCAATCCTTgtaactcacaaaaacaacaacaaatatgcgTAATATCCACTAAATgtatcacaaaagccaagtcaaaacatatataaatttaattcataaaatgcacttatcacctaCATATCATGTGAATACCATATCACCATTATATGtataaaagtcttaactagatAAATGGCTACTCCCAATAAATATCAGGGATCCAAGATTATATATTTTTCCATAATTACCCCATTGATGTCGAGAGCCCACAACTTGACGTCTATCCTCTCGATGGACCGAGCGCTTATCGTTGTACCAAAATCTATAGCTAGTAGTAATGatacaactcaaatcttttaaactgcaCAGCAGCCTAGGAGCCATGGTTCGATTTCTCTACCCAGcagagacaattattgcaccctaACACATTTTTTATTCGATCAAGTTGtagtgttttattttttattttatgtttgttctattatttaaatttaatttaattatatgttGTTAAGTTTTGATTATTAGGTGATCCTAAGAAGGAACactacatttatgatatcagagcatgTATAAGATCATGAGACATAGATTTAGCTTTTTGGGTTAATGTTTGTTACCTTTTTTATATGGTGTTCAATGATGATGACAGTATTCATGACAATGATGGCATTGGTACGACGATGATCAAGGACATCCCCGCGATCACCATCAATTGATATCAGAGCCAAGGTCATGAGTTTGATTCTCATTAATTGCAAAAAATGCAATTATTTGGAGAGAGATTGTTGGGGACTGGGGAGCAATATTTTTTCCTGCTGAgtagagcgatcgaaccatgGTACTTGGACTGTTGTGCAGTTTAAAAGGTTTGAGTTGCATCATTATCACCAACTATAGATTTTGATAAAGCGGCCAACGGTCGGTCTAACAAAATGAAAAATTTACAACTAAACCAAAATACGGTCAACAATAACCAAAAAACCTCAGGCTCTTAGCCTCGAAGAACCGATCGATCACCAAAATTGTTTGTGTAGAAACTTGCAAACTGCCCATTGAATGGGGTGTTCGAGATAACAACAAGGACGTGGGAGCTAATGCCCAATACATAACATATGAGTATAAAAGTTTATATGCAATGCATGAAACATGAATGTTCTGGTAGTCAAGGATCAAGCTCTATAATATCATGCTCAGAAAGAAGGCGCCACTAGTATGTGCGCGCTACTTCAAAGATCCAATtggtgccacacatactgacTCCTATCTTGGACTTTCATCATCCTAGGAAACCGCACATGATGTCCTTTGGATCTAGTTGGTCTCAGGCAGTACCCGATCGTACAAGAAAACTAGGTCTTTGTGACTCTATGCAACTAGCTATCTCCAAGGGGTAACATGATCAGCATGGTATGCAAATGTCGCATACATCACATGAAAATATATGCATGCATCATTTGACATGTAATAATGCAACATGTAATAATGTAGCACATAAAAATGCATACTCAGCTGAATATTGTGGTCAGtatttacgtacctctaacaacaTGTCTAGGTGTACAAAAGTCTAAAGTCCAAGCCTACATATCATGTGAATATCATATCACTATTATATGTCTAAAAAACTTAACTAGATCAATGGATACTTTCAATAAATACTAGGGATCCAattgattatatttttttcatcatTAGCCTACAGAGGTCGAGAGCTCACAACTTGAGCACAACTTTGCTATGATCCCAGTTGCACCTTGCTAATGTTTGACACTCGATAATATAGTTAAAAACACTCAATATTGACTAAATATCTCGAAACCTTCTCAATTTGTCCTTGAAAATGAAGTTTATGCCTCTTTATAGGCCATGGATCGGAGTATCCGATCTGGGCATGCTTTGTAAGTGTAGACAACATGTTGACACCTCagggtgcaggtgagttcggaaTATCCGAACTGGGTTCCGAAGATCCGAATTGCCACATGTCAAACCCAAAACGacacttttttaaaaatggGTTCGGAAGATCTGAATCCAGTTCAGAATACCGAACTGTTTCAGCCCCTTCCGAAGTGCTCGTGCCCTCTGGGACCCCTTGATGAACCCGTGCCATTATTGGATGCTTTGGTGTTGATTTTTCTACACATTTTGCCTGATTATGACCCGTTAAACACGATTTACTATTTAAACATCTAAAACGGAACTCGAACCACTACACTCAAGAAGGATCGTATTTTTCATTTGATAGGCCTTATTGCTTAAACACAAGACTCTGCTCTTTGATTATAATGAAGATGATATCTCCAACTTGTCGGGTTGTGtgcaacttccctctcttcaaCCGACGTTTTGCAATGATAATATCGTCAAATTGTATACTTACAAAGGCAGGAACTCCCATTAATACATTTAAATATACTCTTTCTCAAGGGGATTTGCATATGGTACAACTAGAGATGGAATaggtcgggacccgtcccgtaacccTCCTACCCAATTTCCGTCCCGAAAAGAAtggagaatttttttttctttcgatCCCGTACCCGACACATTTCGGGACCCGAATATTCGAGATCCCGTCGGGTAGGGAGAGGAaatcccgaattttttttcattttcaatatttcgttcaaaaaacaaaaaaaaaatgattattttataaaaatactatttagaaatttttatttctaaataaaaaataaatattcaatttaaaacatataatattaaaatatttcgaaTAATATTTCAAggttttgtcaaaaaaaaacatcatgcatcaaataattattaataaaatgttcgaATATAAATTATTAGATAAATTTTGTTTAATAGATTATCAAATTACATATCTTATTCTAGTATTtttctaattagataattataaatataaattaattaaattattaatttatttttaaaaacatcATTTCGTTATTCTTCTATTTGATTATTTCAACAATAAACAATTATGTGAATTAAATCCACAATTAATTGTTATATATGAGTTGAAATACAATAATATTTagttcaatcaattaataaaactattaataaaatatattataatattatttcggGGCATGTCGTGAATCCCGTCGGGACAAAGTTTTATTCTCGATCCCTCTCCCGATATTAATCAGGACGGAAAAAATCTCGAAAATTCGGATCGAAAAAATGTTGGGTAAAGTTTTTTTCAGGACAAGAATGAGACGGGATTCGGGAAGGGTCGAGATTTCGGGAATTTTTACTACCCCAATTCTCAACCAAGTCCCGATCGAGCTTCATCAAAActcgatattttcaaatattgGTTTCCTGGGAGACTTGAACGACTTGTAAGACCGAATGAAATTGAAAATGAAGTTGTAGGCAAACATGATAGGATGGACAATGCAGTCCCCCCAAAGAAACCATCAACCCCCTCACATTGATCAATTATGGGAATGTAAAGATCTCAAAATAATTTGATCCTACACCTATTTCAACGCAATCTGATAAAACTAACGGAGATTTTGGGGGATCAAAGAAGCAGGAGAAACAAACAAAATCCGAAATATTCCAAAGAAGGCAAAGACAAAGGTAAAGGTTGCTTTTACTTCTACTCTTTATCCAATGGGATATTGCATGTGTAACGTTTGCTAGTTTAGATAAATAGCTAGAAGGTATAAATAAggttattaaaaaattatatataaataataaatcataaaaaattctatgaaaccatctaatttttttttagccaTATTTCCGATCGGACTCAACACATAAATTGTTTTTACTCATTTTGACAAAAAAAGGTTATTTTCACTGTAACTATGAATCGGgtctatctcacaaatataaaaCGTAAAACCATTTTACATGAGATTTATTCATATTAAATTGTGCTACATCAATATATtgtgtataattattattttttgaacattatataattatttttataaccccttcaaaaatataaaactaTCTTTAGCACGGGTAAAGTTCAACCTAGCATATGAGTATtaccccaatgatagatctaatgttttatgatttgccacgtcaacaatatatcattaattacacATATGTTTAAAAATACGAACCATTAGATACATGATTTGGGTGTTACCCTTAGTGTATGATAACACCCTCGAATGATTGTTTGAGGTTATGGTATAATTTGAACTTGTCTAAAATATCATTCGGTGCAATGTATTTGGTTGGTTATATAAGTGAacatttttttcattaataattaaaattaatatttgattatGTATTATTAAACAATCTGtgacaaaaatataattttttgagatatttaatttttaatattaatatcatatattatttataatattatatataaaagaataaaattgattttggtacacgaactattgataaaatatgaCATAAACTATTGAAAATAGTTTCATTAGTACATGAAGAAGTTATAAAGTTAATTTTACCCTTTACTTAATACGTATATAAAAACTGATAAATTATatactaaaaaatatttataaatataaaataaaatgatgttTTTCTCTATatctatattataatattattatttatattactaataattataatttatataaattattcagaatatagaactaaaatataatttattatttataaatatattataaaataaatatttgttatatttaaatatttaattaaatacaaCTAAAAAATCATGTAATTGGTAAGAAATGTCTAAACAAGTACAAAATTTTTTGGCAATCATAATTTTGCAAATAGAGAAAATAAGCAAGATTAACGTGATATTGTGTTGTTGCTCCGACTTCCATAGATGATCGATTTTTTtcccaataatatatatatattttcatttatatatacaaattttatgttgaatattttttcgaATCCATGATATACAACTTTCTTTTAATggtataataaatataaatttatttttacaatttttatcgataaaataatttaaaaaacgaGATGTATTTAGttgaatttgataaaaatattggacttaaaagcaatttatgaaaatgaaaaaattgaCTTTTTAGTTTGGTTATATACCAATTAAACTATTTTTAATAGTTCATATATCAAATTGACATTTTGTCAATAACTCGtgaatcaaaataatttttactctataataattatattacaTTCATACCACACGTAACCGTATATTTTGTTATGCATCGCGCACTTTCGGACATAGAGTTAAATATGTCAAAATGATTTAGATCTGTCGGGTTGATCCATCAAATCCTTTCATGATAGGTGACATGAGTTGACAACTTTCTCAACCAACCTAAATGATAGGCCACCCCATCTAATGATGGATTATCGCGAGTTATGGATCGGTCTACCTCTTCGACCATTTTGAATAACATTCTTTTTTTAAGAAAACTCCCCGATTAATAACCGTCGATTATCTGTTAGATCGAACGGCCCACGGAAAAACCCTAATGGAGTTCAACACCGCATTTAAAATCGCACTATCTTCCCATTTCCTCGTTTAACACTCCAACTCTCTTCTTGCACCCTACGGCGAGCCAGGGATCTCAAGCTTTTTACGAAGGTAATTTATCCTTCAGTTCTTTATTATGTCGAGAATTTTCCAAATCTGCAGCTATGTTTCTCTGTGATCGATTGTCGATCTGGTTCTTGggatttatttttctttttgtagATTTTGTAGTGAATCATAGCTGGTTGTTTGGTTAAATTAATCATCTGCGATATTTCTGATTATTTGTTGACGATTATTTAAGACAAATCAAAACGATTGTTTGATTTCATGCGTTCGACCTATAAATTTTATACTCAACTGTTCCTGGCCGCCTTTGTCAGGTTTAATATATGCATGGAAGTGTATTTATCTTTATTGTTTAAAGCTTCTATGCGTATCGAACTGCCCTTTGAGATCTAATAGGTTTTCGccttaaattttaaactttagATATTGATGGATTCAAAAGTTAGTATTGTGGACGCAAGATTGCTTCGTGATcataagtttattttatgatgtTTTCTTGATCCTGCTATTTGTAATCCGGTTGAAAGACTAGTTGCTCACTGTTAAGACTCATTTGCATTTGTTTTGTAGGATGTTTTCTTGATGCTGATGTTTGATGTATTACACCATTATGTTGTACATTGTCAGTTGTTTTAAAAAGCTTGTTTCTTGTTGCAGTCTGATTATTATTAAGCTCACGAAATGGGTAAGGAAAAGGTTCACATTAGCATTGTCGTCATTGGCCATGTCGACTCTGGAAAGTCTACCACAACGGGTCACCTGATCTACAAGCTTGGAGGCATTGACAAGCGTGTCATTGAAAGGTTTGAGAAGGAAGCAGCTGAGATGAACAAGAGGTCATTCAAGTATGCTTGGGTGCTGGACAAGCTCAAGGCTGAACGTGAACGTGGTATTACCATTGACATTGCCTTGTGGAAGTTTGAGACCACCAAGTACTACTGCACTGTGATTGATGCTCCTGGACACCGTGACTTTATCAAGAACATGATTACTGGCACCTCACAGGCGGATTGTGCTGTCCTCATCATTGATTCCACCACTGGTGGTTTTGAAGCTGGTATTTCTAAGGATGGTCAGACCCGTGAGCATGCATTGCTTGCTTTTACTCTTGGTGTCAAGCAGATGATTTGCTGCTGCAACAAGGTGAGAAATGCTCCTTATCTGAATTCATTAAGGTGTGTTGATAATGTATCATCTTGTGTGGTTCCTGGAGGTCCGAAATAATGTAATTTATGTTTATGTCGCAGATGGATGCTACCACACCCAAGTACGCTAAGGCTAGATACGACGAAATTGTGAAGGAAGTTTCTTCCTACCTTAAAAAGGTTGGATACAATCCTGATAAAATCCCATTTGTCCCAATTTCTGGTTTCGAGGGAGACAACATGATTGAGCGATCCACAAATCTTGATTGGTACAAGGGCCCAACCCTCCTGGAAGCTCTTGACATGATCCAAGAGCCCAAGAGGCCCTCAGACAAGCCACTTCGTCTCCCACTTCAGGATGTTTACAAGATTGGTGGTATTGGTACTGTCCCAGTTGGTCGTGTTGAGACGGGTGTCATCAAGCCGGGAATGGTTGTCACATTTGGTCCCACTGGTCTGACCACTGAAGTTAAGTCTGTTGAGATGCACCATGAAGCCTTGCCTGAGGCTCTTCCTGGTGACAATGTCGGTTTCAATGTCAAGAATGTTGCGGTCAAGGATCTCAAGCGTGGCTTTGTAGCCTCTAACTCCAAGGATGATCCCGCCAAGGAAGCTGCCAACTTCATCTCCCAGGTCATCATCATGAACCACCCAGGCCAGATTGGAAACGGATACGCCCCAGTGCTTGACTGTCACACCTCCCACATTGCTGTCAAGTTTGCAGAACTTGTGACCAAGATTGACAGGCGATCTGGCAAGGAGCTCGAGAAGGAGCCCAAATTCTTGAAGAACGGTGATGCCGGACTTGTCAAGATGATTCCCACCAAGCCCATGGTTGTCGAGACCTTCTCTGAGTACCCACCCCTTGGTCGTTTTGCTGTGCGTGACATGCGTCAAACTGTTGCTGTTGGTGTCATCAAGAGCGTTGAGAAGAAAGATCCCACCGGTGCCAAGGTCACAAAGGCAGCGGCAAAGAAAGGTGCCAAGTGAACCGCGCTTGTTGAGGCTGGCCCTGCAACTTCTTCAAGGCTTGAGAGTGTTTACATCAACCGGGAACTTAAACTCTGCTTTTTCATTAGTGCAACTTTCCTATTTCGAATCTTTTTCACAATATGCTGTGTTTTTCATTGTTGGTCGGAGGGTTGCCGATCCCAGAACTGGGTCCTTGACCGAAGGTGGTGGAATTAAGGCACGGAGTCGTATTTTTGATTTTGGTATTTGTATTTTGGTTTTGTGGTCTGTGGGTGTTTGTTACCAGGCCGCTCAAAAGCTGTGAGCTGTAACATTGATTTTATGCTATATTTTCATGGGATTTCCTTATTACTGCTACATTCTGTTATATTTAGGTGTATACGCTTTGTCTGACAAAGAATTTGATATAAGAAACAGGGCCACTTAATAATTGTATGTTTATGATGATCATGTAAACTAGAGTCTCGTAGGTCTATATTTCGAAAAAGCAATTCGGGAGGCGAAAGATGGGATAATTATTTGGGAGTTTCAAAAGAAACATTGGTAGGAGAAGGATAAAGATAGTTtggtttatgatttttttttttatccgcaaataaaatatattactcAATCAAAGtcgatataaaataaaataaaattgtatcAAAAATTACAACTTGGATAAATTCAGCATTATGATCTGGAAGTCATCCGGGCCAAGTATTCGGATCTATTTTGACATGGCCACGAGACGCTCAACGCTCTTTTGGGTGGGCCTTTCGTACTCCAATCCGTACGGGATATGTTATTAGTTTAAATTTAACCAATTTAGCTTACTTGCTAAAACTTGTCCACCCGATTAAAGGGAAGCGCTAATGGGAATCTAATGGCGCCACATAGTACTATCTTTCTCTTTGGTTGTTTATTTGTCTTCACTCTTCACACAAACCTAATCACGCCATCGAAGTGTTAGCATTTTGCAAGCTCACGCTTCAGAGGAGGATGTCGAATTGGATGGTTGTATCCGGGAATTCGGTGAATGCTAGAGATAGTTAATGATATTTCATAACTAATTGATTGATAACCATAGGATGCACTTATTAATCCAATCATCACATCCATTGTTTACttaaaaagaaaaatcaaattttctcAAATCTCAAGGCCCGTCATTATACCAGATTTCATGGGATTTCTCATCCTTAATTACATATGGTATAACATATCATGAAcaatatttattgaaaaaaatcCACATAAATCCTAATATACCCTCCTTTAATTccttttttttcctttcaatttctcattttttttataatccaGTTTATCAATTTtatctattttaaaaaaaatatatatttttatacccAATAATTTTGATAAGTGAAAATGACTCACAAttgaatcaataataatttacaatattcaacaataatctcacccaaattatatgaatacaaaattaaacataagattatttatcATAGATGGAAGGTAAAATTGTAATTCGTCCCTCAATCACTATTTCAATCCCAAAATTAATAACTCAAACTAAACATATTAACGTTTATCCATCATTATTCCACGTCCTTGAAAATCATTTTTATAGTCCTGGTATGATTTATCTACATAAAATCTCATCTCACTAATTAAACGCACTCATATGGTTTATCAGAGTTAGCTCGGGGTGGGGCAAGGTTTGAATGAATGGAATGACTTCCCGGAGCCTATTTATATAGGCAGGTGAATAAATAGGTATGTTTGGAGCGGGGAAAGTGAACTACTCCTTACCGCCACAGCCTCAGCCGCTGCAGCAGTATCATCATAAGATACAGATTCTGATACTACTCTTTGCGGCATATGCTCCTGCGGAAGTATCTACTCGTTATGGAATCTTAGGTGTCAAAGCTGAAACAATACTTAATATTACACTGCCTGGGAGAGGAATTGTGGATATCAGATTTGGAATGGTAGCACAAATGGTAAATACTCGGTTAAGGATGGGTACTTGAAAGAAATTAATATCACAGCGCCACCCCCTTATCAGTCGATGCATTCACATGGAGATCGGTGGAAACAATCTGGAATCTTAACCTCCCGTCAAAGGTA
Proteins encoded:
- the LOC140880281 gene encoding elongation factor 1-alpha-like, whose translation is MGKEKVHISIVVIGHVDSGKSTTTGHLIYKLGGIDKRVIERFEKEAAEMNKRSFKYAWVLDKLKAERERGITIDIALWKFETTKYYCTVIDAPGHRDFIKNMITGTSQADCAVLIIDSTTGGFEAGISKDGQTREHALLAFTLGVKQMICCCNKMDATTPKYAKARYDEIVKEVSSYLKKVGYNPDKIPFVPISGFEGDNMIERSTNLDWYKGPTLLEALDMIQEPKRPSDKPLRLPLQDVYKIGGIGTVPVGRVETGVIKPGMVVTFGPTGLTTEVKSVEMHHEALPEALPGDNVGFNVKNVAVKDLKRGFVASNSKDDPAKEAANFISQVIIMNHPGQIGNGYAPVLDCHTSHIAVKFAELVTKIDRRSGKELEKEPKFLKNGDAGLVKMIPTKPMVVETFSEYPPLGRFAVRDMRQTVAVGVIKSVEKKDPTGAKVTKAAAKKGAK